The Microcoleus sp. bin38.metabat.b11b12b14.051 genome window below encodes:
- a CDS encoding transcriptional regulator, protein MADTVDAEAKKKLSEVVKLARGSMSLSAFGRLLGVSAASVLYWEKGQVLPDTKNLTQIATRAGFTMEELMAHLEGRSVQEPVNTNELLKKIQCMPISELAVIVRAGVERLAAAAEVSGN, encoded by the coding sequence GTGGCTGATACCGTGGACGCAGAAGCTAAGAAAAAACTGAGCGAGGTTGTTAAGTTAGCGCGTGGCTCGATGAGTTTAAGCGCCTTTGGCAGATTGTTGGGAGTTTCGGCTGCTTCTGTTTTGTATTGGGAAAAAGGGCAGGTACTTCCAGATACGAAAAATTTGACTCAGATTGCGACAAGAGCAGGCTTTACGATGGAAGAGCTCATGGCTCATCTTGAAGGTAGGTCGGTGCAGGAACCTGTCAATACCAACGAGTTGCTTAAGAAAATTCAATGTATGCCGATTAGTGAGCTAGCGGTGATTGTTCGAGCCGGTGTGGAGCGGTTGGCGGCTGCTGCTGAGGTTTCTGGGAATTAG
- a CDS encoding helix-turn-helix transcriptional regulator: MTNTVDAEARKKLVEVVKLARGSMSFSAFGRLLGVSGSAVQYWEKGQVLPDTKNLTQIAARAGFTMEELMAHLEGKPMPEPVNTNELLKKIQCMPISELAVVGRAVMDRLAAAAESSR; the protein is encoded by the coding sequence GTGACTAATACTGTGGACGCAGAAGCTAGGAAAAAACTGGTTGAGGTTGTGAAGCTAGCCCGTGGCTCCATGAGTTTTAGTGCTTTTGGTAGGCTATTGGGAGTCTCTGGGTCTGCTGTTCAGTATTGGGAGAAGGGACAGGTACTCCCGGATACGAAAAATTTGACTCAGATTGCCGCAAGAGCAGGCTTTACTATGGAAGAGTTGATGGCCCATCTAGAAGGCAAGCCAATGCCGGAACCTGTTAATACCAACGAGCTGCTGAAAAAAATTCAGTGTATGCCGATTAGTGAGTTAGCGGTGGTTGGTCGAGCGGTGATGGATAGACTCGCGGCTGCTGCTGAATCTTCTAGGTAG